A section of the Microbulbifer pacificus genome encodes:
- the rnr gene encoding ribonuclease R, translating to MEAVLNQDKPNPSGIAEDPHADREAEKYEKPIPSREFLLDLLEQQPGPVSWEAVADLLSLDDEDRREGVRRRLIAMSRDGQIASNRAGDFGVLDKMSLVRGRVIGHRDGFGFVSPGDGSDDLYLSHRQMRKVFDGDEVLVRETPGGFRGKREGAVVRVIKHNTHQLAGRLYREDGVCFVRPDNPRVNLDIMVAEGKCGEAKSGQYVVVDITLQPGRDNLPQGEVSEVLGDHLAPGMEIDVAIRNYGIPHTWPASVLTQVEGIADEVLEGDKKARIDVRQLPLVTIDGEDARDFDDAVFCELLPDGNWKLLVAIADVSHYVAVDTPLDVEAHQRGNSVYFPDFVVPMLPEKLSNGLCSLNPEVDRLCMVCEMRIDESGNILGYQFFEGVMRSHARFTYTQVGEMVDERDNRDSGLRKQYAALTPHIDNLHDLYRALRGARDRRGAIDFETTETRIIFDAARKIERIVPVVRNDAHKMIEECMLAANVCAAELMELAELPALYRVHDIPKKERLENVREYLGELGLRLEGGSEPQPSDYQTLLQEVEGRPDFHIIQTMLLRSMNQAVYQPENRGHFGLDYRAYAHFTSPIRRYPDLLLHRGLRWLIRNGSANPTAVAKKVRQAPGAHALTREEILPYGPPAMVELGEHCSMTERRADDATRDVVSWLKCEYLQDHVGEVYRGVISAVTGFGLFVEIDDLYVEGLIHVTALPKDYYQFEQAQQRLVGERSGVRFHLGDGVTVQVARVDLEERKVDFTFVELHPRPSYKNPKYRKPKAAKKGIEVSEVSIDQPRAKSHEKSRTGAESTSVSGRAMEMAVEFQQERKRKGKSDFSSSAAAEKGSPWGAGLKKKAVTAVDEEPRPVRKRRVGDDEAEVMAPAPKKPVWKKPDQERPAAKASVWGTSSANVATDEGAEPTGEQPGEFPRKKRGPSKSPTRKGGKRPAVAARKAAHKAAKSAVAKKAAQKKSAKKKPGKKK from the coding sequence ATGGAAGCTGTTTTGAATCAAGACAAACCCAATCCCTCTGGCATCGCGGAAGATCCCCACGCGGATCGCGAGGCAGAAAAGTACGAAAAGCCCATCCCCAGCCGTGAATTCCTGCTGGACCTGCTGGAGCAGCAGCCCGGTCCGGTTTCCTGGGAGGCGGTAGCGGACCTGCTCAGTCTCGACGACGAGGACCGCCGCGAGGGCGTGCGTCGCCGCCTGATCGCTATGAGCCGCGACGGCCAGATCGCCAGCAACCGCGCCGGGGACTTCGGCGTGCTCGACAAAATGAGCCTGGTGCGTGGCCGCGTGATCGGCCACCGCGATGGTTTCGGCTTCGTCTCCCCCGGTGACGGCAGTGACGACCTCTACCTGTCCCACCGCCAGATGCGCAAGGTGTTCGACGGCGACGAAGTGCTGGTGCGCGAGACTCCCGGTGGCTTCCGCGGCAAGCGCGAAGGCGCGGTGGTGCGCGTGATCAAGCACAACACCCACCAGCTCGCCGGGCGCTTGTACCGTGAAGATGGCGTGTGCTTTGTGCGCCCGGACAACCCGCGCGTCAACCTCGACATCATGGTCGCGGAAGGCAAGTGCGGCGAGGCCAAGAGCGGCCAGTACGTGGTGGTGGACATCACCCTGCAGCCCGGTCGCGACAACCTGCCCCAGGGTGAGGTGAGTGAAGTACTCGGCGACCACCTGGCGCCGGGCATGGAGATCGATGTCGCCATCCGCAACTACGGCATCCCGCACACCTGGCCGGCCTCGGTGCTGACGCAGGTGGAGGGCATTGCCGACGAGGTGCTGGAGGGGGACAAAAAGGCGCGTATCGACGTGCGCCAGCTGCCGCTGGTGACCATTGACGGCGAAGATGCGCGCGACTTCGACGACGCGGTATTCTGCGAACTGCTGCCGGATGGCAACTGGAAACTGCTGGTGGCCATCGCCGACGTCTCTCACTACGTGGCGGTCGACACACCGCTGGATGTGGAGGCGCACCAGCGCGGCAACTCGGTGTACTTCCCGGATTTCGTGGTGCCGATGCTGCCGGAAAAGCTGTCCAACGGCCTGTGTTCCCTGAACCCGGAAGTGGATCGCCTGTGCATGGTGTGCGAAATGCGCATCGACGAGTCCGGCAATATCCTCGGCTACCAGTTCTTCGAAGGGGTGATGCGCAGTCACGCCCGTTTCACTTACACCCAGGTGGGTGAGATGGTGGACGAGCGCGACAATCGCGACAGCGGTCTGCGCAAGCAGTACGCCGCGCTCACCCCGCACATCGACAATCTGCACGACCTGTACAGGGCGCTGCGTGGCGCCCGCGACCGTCGCGGCGCGATCGATTTTGAAACCACCGAGACGCGGATCATTTTCGATGCTGCGCGCAAGATCGAGCGCATCGTGCCGGTGGTGCGCAACGATGCGCACAAGATGATCGAAGAGTGCATGCTCGCCGCCAACGTGTGTGCGGCGGAGCTGATGGAGCTGGCGGAGCTACCGGCGCTGTATCGGGTGCACGATATTCCGAAGAAGGAGCGCCTGGAAAATGTGCGCGAATATCTCGGTGAGCTCGGCCTGCGCCTCGAAGGTGGCAGCGAGCCGCAGCCCAGCGACTACCAGACGCTGTTACAGGAAGTGGAAGGGCGCCCGGATTTCCACATCATCCAGACCATGCTGCTGCGCTCCATGAACCAGGCGGTGTACCAGCCGGAAAATCGCGGCCATTTCGGTCTCGACTACCGCGCCTACGCGCACTTCACTTCGCCCATCCGCCGGTATCCGGACCTGCTGTTGCACCGTGGGCTGCGCTGGTTGATCAGAAACGGCAGCGCCAACCCCACTGCCGTGGCGAAAAAGGTGCGCCAGGCGCCCGGTGCCCACGCGCTCACGCGCGAGGAAATCCTGCCCTACGGCCCCCCCGCGATGGTGGAGCTGGGCGAGCACTGCTCGATGACCGAGCGCCGCGCCGACGATGCCACCCGCGATGTGGTTAGCTGGCTCAAGTGCGAGTACCTGCAGGACCATGTGGGCGAGGTATACCGTGGTGTGATCAGTGCGGTGACCGGCTTTGGCCTGTTTGTCGAGATCGACGACCTGTATGTAGAGGGGTTGATCCACGTCACCGCTCTGCCCAAGGACTATTACCAGTTTGAGCAGGCGCAGCAGCGCCTTGTGGGCGAGCGCAGTGGCGTGCGCTTCCATCTTGGCGATGGCGTTACCGTACAGGTGGCGCGGGTGGACCTGGAGGAGCGCAAGGTGGATTTCACCTTCGTCGAGCTGCACCCCCGTCCCAGCTACAAGAATCCCAAGTACCGCAAACCGAAAGCGGCGAAGAAAGGCATAGAAGTGTCAGAAGTATCTATTGATCAGCCTCGTGCGAAATCGCATGAAAAATCCCGCACTGGTGCCGAGTCCACCAGTGTCAGCGGTCGCGCCATGGAAATGGCTGTAGAGTTCCAGCAGGAGCGCAAGCGCAAGGGCAAGTCCGACTTCAGCAGCAGCGCTGCTGCAGAAAAGGGCAGCCCCTGGGGTGCAGGCCTGAAAAAGAAAGCCGTGACCGCTGTGGACGAGGAGCCGCGCCCGGTGCGCAAGCGCAGGGTGGGTGATGACGAAGCGGAAGTGATGGCGCCTGCGCCCAAAAAACCGGTGTGGAAAAAGCCTGATCAGGAGCGGCCCGCGGCGAAAGCATCGGTGTGGGGTACATCGTCTGCGAACGTAGCGACGGACGAAGGCGCGGAGCCGACGGGCGAGCAGCCGGGTGAATTTCCAAGAAAGAAACGCGGCCCGAGCAAAAGCCCGACCCGCAAGGGCGGTAAGCGCCCGGCTGTAGCGGCGCGCAAGGCCGCCCATAAGGCGGCCAAGTCTGCGGTCGCGAAAAAGGCGGCGCAAAAAAAATCCGCGAAAAAGAAACCTGGCAAGAAGAAGTAA